One Deinococcus reticulitermitis DNA segment encodes these proteins:
- a CDS encoding response regulator transcription factor translates to MIRVLLVDDHALFRQGLRSLLESEGMRVIGEAANGREAVRYAADTQPDVILMDIQMPDLDGVKATQSILEINPGARVIMITMYRQDRYVFEAVKAGARGYILKDADAATLIDAITRVAAGEALLDADMAQNVLDDFRDKREELPSEKHADLNERETMILKLLAQGFSNQDIALRLDISEKTVRNRLSEIFTKLQLNNRTQAALYAIREGIANLD, encoded by the coding sequence ATGATTCGCGTGCTGCTCGTCGATGACCATGCCCTCTTTCGCCAGGGCCTGCGCAGCCTGCTCGAATCGGAAGGGATGCGCGTGATCGGCGAGGCGGCCAACGGACGTGAAGCGGTGCGCTACGCCGCCGACACCCAGCCCGACGTGATCCTGATGGACATCCAGATGCCTGACCTCGACGGGGTCAAGGCGACCCAGAGCATTCTGGAGATCAACCCGGGCGCCCGCGTCATCATGATCACGATGTACCGTCAGGACCGCTACGTCTTCGAGGCGGTCAAGGCCGGAGCGCGCGGCTACATTCTCAAGGACGCCGACGCCGCGACCCTGATCGACGCGATCACCCGGGTGGCGGCGGGCGAGGCGCTGCTCGACGCCGACATGGCCCAGAACGTCCTCGACGACTTCCGTGACAAGCGCGAGGAACTGCCTTCAGAAAAGCATGCCGACCTCAACGAGCGCGAGACGATGATCCTCAAGCTGCTCGCCCAGGGCTTTTCCAACCAGGACATTGCGCTGCGGCTCGACATCTCGGAAAAGACCGTGCGCAACCGTCTCTCCGAGATCTTCACCAAATTGCAGCTCAACAACCGCACCCAGGCGGCGCTCTACGCGATCCGCGAAGGCATCGCCAACCTTGACTAG
- a CDS encoding c-type cytochrome: protein MKSGNNRTAGNVASWAVGATLGVVLGLGLLIAGPRLIPGAATGNVTETTPAGKTAENLSEAAPTPTTETLESSANTNETSTSDGAAGEAGGETASGEAATTEGDGTTVQEDTAASATPGTEVQASAEAGQTVYASNCAACHGQNGEGAIGPALNEAAGWNLAEFTGALREGKTPTRTLNATMPRFSEPQINNQQLADLHAYVQTLQ from the coding sequence ATGAAGAGTGGCAACAACCGTACAGCAGGCAACGTCGCGTCCTGGGCGGTCGGCGCGACCCTGGGCGTGGTGCTGGGTCTCGGGCTCCTGATCGCCGGCCCGCGTCTGATTCCGGGCGCAGCCACCGGCAACGTGACCGAGACGACCCCGGCAGGCAAAACCGCCGAAAACCTTAGCGAAGCGGCCCCCACCCCCACCACGGAAACGCTGGAGAGCAGCGCGAACACAAACGAGACCAGCACCTCCGACGGAGCGGCTGGGGAGGCAGGGGGCGAAACCGCCAGCGGCGAGGCAGCCACCACCGAGGGCGACGGCACCACGGTGCAGGAGGACACTGCGGCCTCGGCCACGCCCGGGACCGAGGTGCAGGCCAGCGCCGAGGCCGGCCAGACGGTGTACGCGAGCAACTGCGCGGCCTGCCACGGCCAGAATGGCGAGGGCGCCATCGGCCCCGCCCTGAACGAGGCGGCAGGCTGGAACCTCGCCGAGTTTACCGGCGCCCTGCGCGAAGGCAAGACGCCGACCCGCACCCTCAACGCCACCATGCCGCGCTTCAGCGAACCCCAGATCAACAACCAGCAGCTCGCCGACCTCCACGCCTACGTTCAGACGTTGCAGTAA
- a CDS encoding peptide ABC transporter substrate-binding protein — MKKLLAISALLFGAAAAGPANNSLIIGTSQEPPNILDYWATNNLAITSEINGWMLPSLTYRDNDGKVLTDAATTVPTQANGLYKINRSGGKVVSNSVTYTIRNDAKWSDGRTMTVADVQFWLDVQNDERVPVPDRNPWENAKITKISDKRFTITFNPPYLFADQVAPALAPSHAMQAAWNEFDTATKGQKPGEAVQEQWTRFVNKFSSSTNLPKVVGGAFRPTAWRPGNSLTLTRNKNYWRKPSGGESKYLQTVTYRFIPNTNTLKVNVLSGQLDALATVGLTFDQALDMQKRQGNKFKTYFVPGAIWEHIDINARGTKAKALGLDDPKIRQALLLSINRPALTQALFQGRQAVSHAFVNPLASVYNPNVTKYNFDQARAKQLFAAAGWRAGSDGILAKNGQKFALTFSTTAGNAVRERVQQILQAQWRQVGVQVNIQNYPASVFFGPDMLSKGEEGKWDLAMYAWVGDPTFEEGDLFKSDGIPTAANGYSGQNNPGWKNAEYDRLHAASRIEFNAATRKANFARMQNLWAAEVPSLPLYFRSNPYTVANGLVNYTFSAYTLYPTWDAYRVGWTQRGAVKAHEQRE; from the coding sequence ATGAAGAAACTTCTGGCAATCTCAGCTCTTCTTTTTGGCGCGGCCGCCGCTGGCCCCGCCAACAACAGCCTGATCATTGGGACTTCGCAGGAACCACCGAACATTCTGGACTACTGGGCCACCAACAACCTGGCCATCACGAGTGAGATCAACGGCTGGATGCTTCCGAGCCTCACCTACCGCGACAACGACGGTAAGGTGCTGACCGACGCCGCCACCACGGTCCCCACCCAGGCCAACGGGCTGTACAAGATCAACCGCAGCGGTGGTAAGGTCGTCAGCAACTCGGTGACTTACACCATCCGCAACGACGCCAAGTGGAGCGATGGGCGCACCATGACGGTCGCCGACGTGCAGTTCTGGCTGGACGTCCAGAACGACGAGCGCGTGCCGGTGCCTGACCGCAACCCCTGGGAAAACGCCAAGATCACCAAGATCAGCGACAAGCGCTTCACCATCACTTTCAACCCCCCCTACCTCTTCGCCGATCAGGTCGCGCCCGCCCTGGCCCCCTCGCACGCGATGCAGGCGGCCTGGAACGAGTTCGACACGGCCACCAAGGGCCAGAAGCCCGGCGAAGCGGTGCAGGAGCAGTGGACGCGCTTCGTCAACAAGTTCAGCAGCTCGACCAACCTGCCCAAAGTGGTGGGCGGCGCCTTCCGTCCGACCGCTTGGCGCCCGGGCAACTCGCTGACCCTGACCCGCAACAAGAACTACTGGCGCAAGCCTTCCGGCGGAGAGAGCAAGTACCTCCAGACGGTGACCTATCGCTTTATCCCCAACACCAACACCCTCAAGGTGAACGTGCTGTCGGGCCAGCTCGACGCGCTCGCGACCGTGGGTCTGACCTTCGACCAAGCGCTCGATATGCAAAAGCGCCAGGGCAACAAGTTCAAGACCTACTTCGTGCCCGGCGCGATCTGGGAGCACATCGACATCAATGCGCGCGGCACCAAGGCCAAGGCGCTCGGGCTCGACGACCCCAAGATCCGTCAGGCGCTGCTACTCTCGATCAACCGTCCGGCGCTGACCCAGGCGCTGTTCCAGGGCCGTCAGGCCGTCTCGCACGCCTTCGTCAACCCGCTGGCGAGCGTGTACAACCCCAACGTCACCAAGTACAACTTCGACCAGGCGCGGGCCAAGCAGCTGTTTGCGGCGGCCGGATGGCGCGCGGGCAGCGACGGCATTCTCGCCAAGAACGGTCAGAAGTTCGCCCTGACTTTCAGCACCACCGCTGGCAACGCCGTGCGCGAGCGCGTGCAGCAGATCCTTCAGGCCCAGTGGCGTCAGGTCGGCGTGCAGGTCAACATCCAGAACTACCCCGCCAGCGTGTTCTTCGGCCCCGACATGCTCAGCAAGGGTGAAGAAGGCAAGTGGGACCTCGCGATGTACGCCTGGGTCGGCGACCCCACCTTCGAGGAAGGTGACCTCTTCAAGAGTGATGGCATTCCCACGGCGGCCAACGGCTACTCCGGCCAGAACAACCCCGGCTGGAAGAACGCTGAATATGACCGCCTGCACGCCGCGTCACGCATCGAGTTCAATGCAGCGACCCGCAAGGCCAACTTCGCGCGCATGCAAAACCTCTGGGCCGCCGAAGTGCCCTCGCTCCCGCTGTACTTCCGCTCGAACCCCTACACGGTGGCCAACGGCCTCGTGAACTACACCTTCAGCGCTTACACGCTCTACCCGACCTGGGACGCCTACCGCGTCGGCTGGACCCAGCGCGGCGCCGTCAAGGCCCACGAGCAGCGGGAATAA
- a CDS encoding ubiquinol-cytochrome c reductase iron-sulfur subunit translates to MTRYKKQDPEMTRRRFINTALGASAAVGGLSLVSTLGGANPVFRLTPKKAPPMEGDVIVHADAAKYGQPVRVSELSDKLIRAWPMGKDDKGADVIRDGDPTSVLAVFRFPKGELKDPTKLDATIDGEIVVYGDRCTHAGCNVDNGTAPDGRNIMNCPCHSGQYEPREGAKVIGGPPSHPLPQLPVKLEGDKLVVTGFFLSVPYGYNKEEDWEKYTEKVEELLS, encoded by the coding sequence ATGACCAGATATAAGAAACAAGACCCCGAGATGACGCGCCGGCGCTTTATCAACACGGCCCTCGGCGCTTCGGCTGCGGTGGGCGGGCTCAGCCTCGTGAGCACCCTCGGCGGCGCCAACCCCGTCTTTCGCTTGACTCCCAAGAAGGCCCCGCCCATGGAAGGCGACGTGATCGTGCACGCCGACGCCGCCAAGTACGGGCAGCCGGTCAGGGTCAGCGAGCTGAGCGACAAGCTGATCCGGGCCTGGCCGATGGGCAAGGACGACAAGGGCGCCGACGTGATCCGTGACGGCGATCCTACCAGTGTGCTTGCGGTGTTCCGCTTTCCCAAAGGCGAACTCAAGGACCCGACCAAGCTCGACGCGACCATCGACGGCGAGATCGTCGTGTATGGCGACCGCTGTACCCACGCGGGCTGTAACGTGGACAACGGTACCGCGCCTGACGGCCGGAACATCATGAATTGCCCCTGCCACTCGGGGCAGTACGAGCCGCGCGAGGGGGCCAAGGTCATCGGCGGCCCGCCCAGCCATCCCCTGCCGCAACTTCCGGTCAAGCTCGAAGGCGATAAGCTCGTGGTCACCGGCTTCTTCCTGTCGGTGCCCTACGGCTACAACAAGGAAGAGGACTGGGAGAAATACACTGAGAAAGTGGAGGAACTGCTGTCATGA
- a CDS encoding ABC transporter permease, with the protein MATYALRRFLQMIPLLFLISLVIYGLTALQPGDPVDQLIFGNPRITPEDIARLREAYGLNTPWYERYWSWLLRALRGEFGYSRDFGIPATQFIFQQRLPNTLLLTIPALILSTLIAVPLGIFSAVRQYSLPDYVLTFLSFVAFSAPVFWIGVMALYLFAVWLPQITGGVIALPPGGLGSVDPSAGFWPYWLDRLKYLIMPLSILMLREIASTMRYMRSSFLEVVNQDFVRTARAKGLPNRTVLFKHALRNSLIPIVTILGLSIPGLFGGAVITETVFSWPGMGQALINSLVSKDFNVVMLCLMMLAFLTVFFQLITDLLYAVVDPRIRYS; encoded by the coding sequence ATGGCCACCTACGCACTGCGCCGCTTTTTACAGATGATCCCGCTGCTGTTTCTCATCAGCCTCGTGATCTATGGCTTGACGGCCCTCCAACCGGGTGACCCGGTCGACCAGCTGATCTTCGGCAACCCACGGATCACCCCGGAAGACATCGCTCGCCTGCGAGAGGCGTACGGCCTCAATACACCGTGGTACGAACGCTACTGGTCGTGGCTGCTGCGTGCCCTGCGCGGCGAATTCGGTTACTCGCGCGACTTCGGCATCCCGGCGACCCAGTTCATCTTTCAGCAGCGCCTGCCCAACACGCTGCTCCTGACCATCCCGGCCCTGATCCTGAGCACCCTGATTGCCGTACCGCTGGGCATCTTCTCCGCCGTGAGGCAGTACAGCCTGCCCGACTACGTGCTCACCTTCCTGAGCTTCGTGGCTTTCAGTGCGCCCGTTTTCTGGATCGGCGTGATGGCGCTGTATCTCTTTGCAGTGTGGCTTCCGCAGATTACGGGCGGCGTGATCGCCCTGCCGCCGGGTGGGCTGGGCAGCGTCGATCCGTCGGCCGGCTTCTGGCCCTACTGGCTTGACCGCCTGAAGTACCTGATCATGCCGCTCTCGATCCTGATGCTGCGCGAGATCGCCTCGACGATGCGCTATATGCGTTCGAGTTTCCTCGAAGTGGTCAATCAAGACTTTGTGCGTACGGCGCGGGCCAAGGGCCTGCCCAACCGCACCGTGCTGTTCAAGCACGCGCTGCGCAACTCGCTGATCCCGATCGTAACCATTCTGGGTCTGTCGATTCCTGGGCTGTTCGGCGGCGCCGTGATTACCGAGACGGTGTTTTCCTGGCCTGGGATGGGGCAAGCCCTGATCAATTCGCTGGTGTCCAAGGACTTCAATGTCGTGATGCTGTGCCTGATGATGCTGGCTTTCCTGACCGTCTTTTTCCAACTCATCACGGACCTGCTGTATGCCGTCGTCGATCCCCGCATTCGTTACTCCTGA
- a CDS encoding serine hydrolase, giving the protein MKALERELRARGYAGTAGLVVLDLQTGETLYEEHADRPFPAASTIKVPLLVLALQAAERGELVLTGRVTLQAEDRVPGAGVLHELEPGLALSWRDVLTLMIVVSDNTATNLLIEQLGLEACNAGFRALGLRATRLVGPLQLPPERRNAAQRRGERNRTSAREQAGLLRQLGRGDLLGPEHTGWAQDVLFRQQVRPLIGRGVPADAEGVPLYRLASKSGELRGVQHDVALLHTPRPLAVALLSEGGTDPREHPDNLDALTLSAVLWTLLPALGRLVP; this is encoded by the coding sequence GTGAAGGCGCTGGAGCGCGAACTGCGCGCCCGGGGCTACGCGGGCACCGCCGGGCTCGTGGTACTCGATCTTCAGACTGGCGAAACGCTCTACGAGGAACACGCCGACCGGCCCTTTCCTGCCGCGAGCACCATCAAGGTGCCCCTGCTCGTGCTGGCGTTGCAGGCGGCGGAACGCGGGGAACTCGTCCTCACCGGGCGCGTGACCCTGCAGGCCGAGGACCGCGTGCCTGGCGCCGGCGTGTTGCACGAACTTGAACCCGGCCTCGCACTGAGTTGGCGCGACGTGCTCACGCTGATGATCGTGGTCAGCGACAACACCGCGACCAACCTGTTGATCGAGCAGTTGGGGCTGGAGGCCTGCAACGCGGGGTTCCGGGCGCTCGGACTGAGGGCGACCCGCCTCGTCGGGCCTCTGCAACTCCCCCCGGAGCGCCGCAACGCCGCGCAGCGCCGGGGCGAGCGCAACCGCACGTCGGCCCGCGAACAGGCGGGGCTCCTGCGGCAGCTGGGGCGCGGTGACCTTCTCGGCCCGGAGCACACCGGGTGGGCGCAGGACGTGCTGTTTCGCCAACAGGTTCGCCCCCTGATCGGACGGGGGGTGCCCGCAGATGCCGAGGGAGTGCCTCTCTACCGCCTCGCCTCGAAGTCTGGAGAGTTGCGCGGGGTGCAGCACGATGTTGCCCTGCTGCATACTCCGCGCCCGCTGGCCGTCGCCCTGTTGTCTGAAGGCGGCACGGACCCGCGCGAGCACCCGGACAACCTCGACGCGCTCACACTTTCGGCGGTGCTCTGGACGCTTCTGCCGGCGCTCGGTAGGCTGGTGCCCTGA
- a CDS encoding HesB/IscA family protein, with amino-acid sequence MTATAAKDITISEFGAQKAISILAGSGKENAGVRVFIKSGGCSGYQYGMAIDDRELEGDLIVYDRGVKLLVDSMSLSLLRGSEVDFVENMMGGGFTVNNPNATSSCGCGHSFRTDGSASPDGEGSGGCGSA; translated from the coding sequence ATGACAGCGACCGCAGCCAAAGACATCACGATCAGCGAGTTTGGAGCGCAGAAGGCGATCTCGATTCTGGCGGGGAGTGGCAAGGAGAATGCCGGTGTACGCGTTTTTATCAAGAGTGGGGGGTGCAGCGGCTACCAGTACGGCATGGCGATCGATGACCGCGAGCTTGAGGGCGACCTGATCGTCTATGACCGGGGGGTCAAGCTGCTGGTCGACTCCATGAGCCTCTCGCTGCTGCGCGGCAGTGAGGTCGATTTCGTCGAGAACATGATGGGCGGTGGCTTCACAGTGAACAACCCCAACGCCACCAGTTCCTGCGGCTGCGGCCACTCGTTCCGCACCGACGGCTCCGCGTCGCCAGACGGCGAGGGCAGCGGGGGCTGCGGCAGCGCCTGA
- a CDS encoding DdrH: MTSPQSNPYAEWFEQLRAEYGEQLRMMPLPDGLPEHLRQLMAQGDEDAIQFMIKLAWQFGAQVGYAAGSRQDGGAVRVTRPNSGTVQA, translated from the coding sequence ATGACCTCTCCCCAGTCGAACCCCTATGCCGAGTGGTTCGAGCAGCTCCGCGCCGAGTATGGCGAGCAGCTGCGAATGATGCCTCTCCCTGACGGTCTTCCTGAGCATCTGCGTCAGCTGATGGCTCAGGGGGACGAGGACGCCATTCAGTTCATGATCAAGCTCGCCTGGCAGTTTGGTGCTCAGGTGGGATACGCGGCAGGCAGTCGCCAGGACGGTGGCGCTGTGCGCGTGACCCGTCCGAACAGTGGGACTGTTCAGGCCTGA
- a CDS encoding RtcB family protein, whose translation MNGKHITKLGFQGPAIGLALSAAVRREAAGLSRSDILDELRAVQAEPQAYTAGGVYAELAAQLLSSRGAAQAPASAELRPSPLPYGVWGAELIDQGARDQMDMAMRLPISRAGALMPDAHVGYGLPIGGVLATEDAVIPYGVGVDIGCSMMLSVLPLAPGDLNTEEARSLLLRHTRFGAGVGFEKRDRHDHPVLHESTWREQPLLRHLFDKAEAQIGSSGSGNHFVEFGTFTLTERDPELGGGELDAGEYLAVLSHSGSRGFGAQVAGHFTGVAQKRWPALDKAAQKLAWLPLGSEEGESYWQAMNLAGRYALANHDLIHARLARALGVRPLVQVQNSHNLAWKQQVGGRELIVHRKGATPAEAGRLGLIPGSMADPGYLVRGRGNAGALQSASHGAGRQLGRKAAERTLAKKDVQAYLKDRGITLIGGGIDEAPQAYKRIEDVIARQRDLVDLVGEFRPRVVRMDTGHEDV comes from the coding sequence ATGAATGGAAAGCACATCACCAAACTCGGATTTCAAGGCCCCGCCATCGGCCTCGCGCTGAGCGCGGCGGTGCGGCGGGAGGCGGCGGGCCTGAGCCGTTCCGACATCCTCGACGAGTTGCGGGCGGTGCAGGCCGAGCCGCAGGCGTATACGGCCGGTGGGGTCTATGCCGAGCTCGCGGCGCAGCTGCTCAGCTCCCGGGGCGCGGCGCAGGCCCCAGCCTCAGCCGAGTTGCGCCCCTCGCCGCTGCCTTACGGGGTCTGGGGCGCCGAGCTGATCGACCAGGGCGCGCGTGACCAGATGGACATGGCGATGCGGCTGCCGATCTCGCGCGCCGGCGCCCTGATGCCCGATGCCCACGTCGGCTACGGCCTCCCCATCGGCGGGGTGCTGGCGACCGAGGACGCGGTGATTCCCTACGGCGTCGGTGTGGACATCGGCTGCTCGATGATGCTGAGTGTGCTGCCGCTTGCCCCGGGCGACCTGAACACCGAAGAGGCCCGCTCGCTGCTGCTGCGCCACACCCGCTTCGGCGCCGGCGTAGGCTTCGAGAAACGCGACCGCCACGACCACCCGGTGCTGCACGAGTCCACCTGGCGCGAGCAGCCGCTGCTGCGCCACCTCTTCGACAAGGCCGAGGCCCAGATCGGCAGCTCGGGCAGCGGCAACCACTTTGTCGAGTTCGGCACCTTCACCCTCACTGAACGCGACCCGGAACTGGGCGGAGGCGAGCTGGACGCCGGCGAGTACCTCGCGGTGCTCTCGCACAGCGGCTCGCGCGGATTCGGGGCACAGGTGGCGGGGCATTTTACCGGGGTGGCCCAGAAACGCTGGCCAGCCCTCGACAAGGCGGCGCAGAAGCTCGCCTGGCTGCCGCTCGGCAGCGAAGAGGGCGAGAGCTACTGGCAGGCGATGAACCTCGCCGGGCGCTACGCCCTCGCCAACCACGACCTGATTCACGCCCGGCTCGCCCGCGCGCTGGGGGTGCGGCCCCTCGTGCAGGTGCAGAACAGCCACAACCTCGCCTGGAAGCAACAGGTCGGCGGGCGCGAGCTGATCGTGCACCGCAAGGGCGCCACCCCTGCCGAAGCCGGGCGGCTGGGCCTGATTCCCGGCAGCATGGCCGACCCCGGCTACCTCGTGCGCGGGCGCGGCAACGCGGGGGCCCTCCAGAGCGCCAGCCACGGCGCGGGCCGGCAGCTCGGGCGCAAGGCCGCCGAGCGCACCCTCGCCAAGAAAGACGTGCAGGCCTACCTGAAAGACCGGGGCATCACCCTGATCGGCGGCGGCATCGACGAGGCCCCGCAGGCCTACAAGCGCATCGAGGACGTGATCGCCCGCCAGCGCGACCTCGTGGACCTCGTCGGCGAATTCCGCCCGCGCGTGGTCCGGATGGACACCGGACACGAGGACGTGTAG
- a CDS encoding cytochrome b produces MNQWLDERLHLSRLNDKFLRKAFPVHHSFFLGEITLFSLVILILTGIVLALSYEPSNALVVNSFDPGTTDQPNLIPAAYHSALKINAMPFGDMLRRVHHWCANIMVAASIIHMMRIYFTGAFKKPREINWWIGMLLLIFAALTAVTGYILPYDNYAYQTLGVVYGITKSVPWVGDWLAQAAFAGNFPGDGVIPRIYGYHIMLLPMILLATTGAHMLIMIKQKHTQPQYAKRLAYKKIVGVPLMTQQTPIMLLLTLLFLGIVLLFSAFIPVHPVEFFGPPSSTPIANIKPDWYLLWVFGALAIIPGFSIEILGGYITAEFIGAMVFPAIPLGLMFLVPLLDRSKENTYYAENPTNHPVRLAAGVAFMAFMLVLSLAGYKPELIASGLLTTGNANFVLWVLVFLVPAVSYFATTAIVRGIRALRDADERERALHAAPADD; encoded by the coding sequence ATGAACCAGTGGCTTGACGAGCGTCTGCACCTTTCGCGCCTGAACGACAAGTTCCTGCGTAAGGCCTTTCCTGTTCACCACTCTTTTTTCCTCGGTGAGATCACGCTCTTCAGCCTCGTCATCCTGATCCTGACGGGGATTGTACTGGCGCTTTCTTACGAGCCGAGTAATGCGCTGGTGGTCAACTCGTTTGACCCCGGCACCACCGACCAGCCCAACTTGATTCCGGCGGCTTATCACTCGGCCCTCAAGATCAATGCGATGCCCTTCGGGGACATGCTTCGTCGCGTGCATCACTGGTGCGCCAACATCATGGTGGCGGCGTCCATCATCCACATGATGCGTATCTATTTCACGGGCGCCTTCAAAAAGCCCCGCGAAATCAACTGGTGGATCGGGATGCTGCTGCTGATCTTCGCGGCGCTGACCGCCGTGACCGGTTACATCCTGCCCTACGACAACTATGCCTACCAGACCCTGGGCGTGGTGTACGGCATCACCAAGTCGGTGCCCTGGGTGGGCGACTGGTTGGCGCAGGCGGCCTTTGCAGGCAACTTTCCTGGCGACGGCGTGATTCCGCGTATCTACGGCTACCACATCATGCTGCTGCCGATGATCCTGCTCGCCACCACCGGCGCGCATATGCTGATCATGATCAAGCAGAAGCACACCCAGCCGCAGTACGCCAAGCGCCTCGCCTATAAAAAGATCGTGGGCGTGCCGCTGATGACCCAGCAGACCCCGATCATGCTTCTGCTGACCCTGCTGTTTCTGGGCATCGTGCTGCTGTTCAGTGCTTTTATCCCGGTGCACCCGGTGGAATTCTTTGGGCCTCCCAGTTCCACCCCCATCGCCAACATCAAGCCCGACTGGTACCTGTTGTGGGTTTTCGGCGCGCTGGCGATTATCCCGGGCTTCTCGATCGAGATTTTGGGCGGCTACATCACGGCCGAGTTCATCGGAGCGATGGTCTTCCCCGCGATTCCGCTGGGCCTGATGTTCCTGGTCCCCCTGCTTGACCGGAGCAAGGAGAATACCTACTACGCCGAGAACCCCACCAATCACCCGGTGCGTCTTGCCGCAGGTGTGGCATTCATGGCCTTCATGCTGGTGCTCTCGCTTGCCGGGTACAAGCCCGAGCTGATCGCCTCTGGCCTGCTGACGACCGGCAACGCGAATTTCGTGCTGTGGGTGCTCGTGTTCCTGGTGCCGGCCGTGTCTTACTTCGCCACGACGGCGATTGTGCGTGGAATCCGTGCCCTACGTGACGCCGACGAGCGTGAACGCGCGCTGCACGCGGCTCCTGCCGACGACTGA
- a CDS encoding c-type cytochrome, whose protein sequence is MERNDAVMPGVAIFVAAVMWILLLFLFNKETAPEPVVVDPAVVQSISQDYPTIGKEIYAAGAGGAPGCQGCHGAEGQGGVGPALAGNEKLLKDPVYVHTILVNGKGGMPAYGASLDDKQLYAVANYVLNSWGNKLDEPLTPAQVAEGQSKIDPAALKNRSRFVPEDLKLPEIWLATFIMVLLTYGLIGLYSHWAEGSELRPGIHKVRSTPLATLGMVLSIASTLLFSFLFVRQMNIDYAGWAAREQVMPNVTAEGFYAAMIILSLAASLALYKKYFMDGEVLVEDASGEFPW, encoded by the coding sequence GTGGAAAGAAACGACGCAGTTATGCCAGGGGTTGCGATCTTCGTCGCGGCGGTCATGTGGATCCTCCTGCTGTTCCTGTTCAACAAGGAAACGGCGCCCGAACCTGTGGTGGTGGACCCGGCTGTCGTCCAGAGCATCAGCCAGGACTACCCGACCATCGGCAAGGAAATCTATGCGGCAGGTGCCGGGGGAGCCCCTGGGTGCCAGGGGTGTCACGGCGCCGAAGGTCAGGGCGGCGTGGGGCCGGCGCTCGCCGGCAACGAGAAGTTGCTCAAGGACCCCGTGTACGTTCACACCATCCTGGTCAACGGCAAGGGTGGCATGCCGGCGTACGGTGCGTCGCTGGATGACAAGCAGCTCTACGCGGTCGCCAACTACGTGCTGAACAGCTGGGGCAACAAGCTGGACGAGCCGCTCACTCCGGCTCAGGTGGCTGAAGGTCAGTCGAAGATCGACCCGGCGGCGCTGAAAAACCGCTCACGCTTCGTGCCGGAAGACCTCAAGCTGCCGGAAATCTGGCTGGCAACGTTCATCATGGTGCTGCTCACCTACGGCTTGATCGGGCTCTACAGCCACTGGGCCGAAGGTTCGGAGCTGCGTCCCGGCATTCACAAGGTCCGCTCGACTCCGCTGGCGACCCTGGGAATGGTGCTGAGCATCGCCTCGACGCTGCTGTTCAGCTTCCTGTTCGTGCGTCAGATGAACATCGACTACGCTGGCTGGGCCGCCCGGGAGCAGGTCATGCCCAACGTGACCGCAGAAGGGTTCTACGCGGCAATGATCATCCTCAGCCTCGCTGCCTCGCTCGCGCTCTACAAGAAGTACTTCATGGACGGCGAAGTGCTCGTCGAGGACGCCTCGGGCGAGTTCCCCTGGTAA